The Devosia sp. YIM 151766 genome includes a region encoding these proteins:
- a CDS encoding carbohydrate ABC transporter permease produces the protein MAVYANDTAFIQALIAKERRGKKRSVPRLVIAIVLLAAYLVPFYYLFVTIFKSTEEYLNSNVLELPRSLAPFADNVVQAWTRAGMGQASFNSLTYGLFGSALAVALAAGAAYGLTRLRVRGANVWFMVIFAGTLFPFQMYLVPLFFGYQRMNLMNSWLGMLLIYTALCIPFPLLVLRNFFGAISREIDEAARIDGASEWRIFTSMILPNARGPLLALFLLQFTFIWNDLLFSSILASGPEVRSIMTALQSLQGTYASSGPNVVVTASLISSVPTVLLFVLLRKYFMSGLQLSN, from the coding sequence ATGGCAGTCTATGCAAACGACACCGCCTTCATTCAGGCCCTGATAGCAAAGGAGCGGCGCGGTAAAAAACGCAGCGTGCCGCGCCTGGTCATCGCCATCGTGCTGCTGGCCGCCTATCTGGTGCCGTTCTATTATCTGTTCGTCACCATCTTCAAATCCACCGAGGAATATCTCAATTCCAACGTGCTGGAACTTCCCCGTTCGCTTGCGCCGTTTGCGGACAACGTCGTTCAGGCCTGGACCCGCGCCGGCATGGGGCAGGCTTCCTTCAATTCCCTGACCTATGGACTGTTCGGCTCGGCGCTGGCCGTGGCGCTGGCGGCCGGGGCGGCCTATGGCCTTACCCGTCTGCGTGTACGCGGTGCCAATGTCTGGTTCATGGTCATCTTCGCCGGGACCCTGTTCCCGTTCCAGATGTATCTGGTGCCTCTCTTCTTCGGCTATCAGCGCATGAACCTGATGAACAGTTGGCTGGGCATGCTGCTGATCTATACCGCGCTGTGCATCCCCTTTCCGCTGCTGGTGCTGCGCAATTTCTTCGGTGCGATCAGCCGCGAGATCGACGAGGCCGCCCGCATCGACGGCGCCAGCGAATGGCGCATCTTCACGTCCATGATCCTGCCCAATGCCAGGGGGCCGCTGCTGGCGCTGTTTCTGTTGCAATTCACCTTCATCTGGAACGACCTGCTCTTCTCCTCCATCCTGGCCAGCGGGCCAGAGGTACGCTCCATCATGACGGCCTTGCAGTCACTCCAGGGAACTTATGCTTCCTCCGGACCCAATGTGGTGGTTACGGCCAGCTTGATCAGCAGCGTTCCTACCGTTCTTCTCTTTGTGTTGCTCCGGAAATACTTCATGTCCGGCCTGCAATTGTCGAACTGA
- a CDS encoding GntR family transcriptional regulator yields MNLTGLRDMQGLHRQDRSSIASQVHDHLLERIMDMDLKPFDEMSEARLATELGVSRTPVREALARLARRSLVDVYPQRGTLVSPISIQRVAKARFIRDALERPLARLAATNFTPEIGSQIEREIALQKTFANLGDDRSFMQSDDQFHALIAKAAGFESIWEDVGEAKFHMDRVRRLSLLSKARMLHITEEHTDIYRSIRSRDSARAEASIAEHLKSVFVDIEAIRAEHPEYFNDGQSGLESRS; encoded by the coding sequence ATGAATCTGACCGGTCTCAGAGATATGCAGGGGCTGCACCGCCAGGATCGCAGTTCCATCGCTTCGCAGGTACACGATCATCTGCTCGAGCGCATTATGGACATGGATCTCAAGCCTTTCGACGAAATGTCCGAGGCGCGTTTGGCGACCGAACTGGGTGTGTCGCGCACTCCGGTGCGCGAAGCCCTGGCAAGATTGGCCCGGCGCAGCCTGGTGGACGTATATCCGCAACGCGGCACGCTGGTGTCCCCAATCAGCATCCAGCGGGTGGCCAAGGCGCGTTTCATCCGCGATGCGTTGGAACGTCCCCTGGCGCGCCTTGCCGCTACCAATTTCACGCCCGAGATCGGCAGCCAGATCGAGCGCGAAATCGCCTTGCAGAAAACGTTTGCCAATCTGGGCGACGATCGCAGTTTCATGCAGTCGGACGATCAGTTCCATGCCTTGATCGCCAAGGCGGCCGGATTTGAATCGATCTGGGAGGATGTCGGGGAAGCCAAGTTCCACATGGACCGCGTCCGTCGCCTGTCGCTTCTGAGCAAGGCCCGCATGCTCCACATCACCGAAGAACATACCGACATCTACCGGTCCATCCGCTCCCGCGACAGCGCGCGAGCGGAGGCCAGCATCGCTGAGCATCTCAAATCGGTCTTCGTGGATATCGAAGCCATCCGCGCCGAGCATCCGGAATATTTCAACGACGGCCAGAGCGGCTTGGAGAGCCGCAGTTGA
- a CDS encoding ABC transporter substrate-binding protein: protein MKYRTLLASAAIFAATGTAVTAQDISFSYDKNGWETGFQALSDGASEASGLNISPQLQTPTDRYQAFVQSSIAGGNTPPLFTWWNGKQLDSLVETGQVADLSAAWDKAIAEGYFSEAEKAQVSVDGVPYAVPLNVARWPVLYSKEAFEAAGIDNPPQTWEELTAAAEALKAAGYTPFNAPNVGGWMGLIWFSELMIRTDPDAFVGLTDGTVPYNGPEVKAAFDIWVDFYERGYFTDPREQDDTRFFVNGEAAMWLIGEWAAGVLETKGMEPGEDFGAFIMPTVTPEVENSIIVETAPIVVSRQALEQQPELSAAVDYLMSPAAGNALGEANGIYNGNIQSDAPNAIVAEVNELMAAQQPRGIVRWWEAVPPDLQGDLVSQLGAFMLNPTADNAQRIMDDMQTLNADYWAYQ from the coding sequence ATGAAGTATAGAACTTTGCTTGCCTCGGCGGCGATTTTCGCCGCTACAGGCACTGCCGTTACGGCACAAGACATCAGCTTCAGTTACGACAAGAACGGCTGGGAGACCGGTTTTCAGGCCCTTTCCGATGGTGCGTCCGAAGCATCGGGGTTGAATATCAGCCCGCAATTGCAGACGCCGACGGATCGGTATCAGGCCTTCGTGCAATCCTCCATTGCCGGTGGCAATACCCCGCCGCTGTTCACCTGGTGGAACGGCAAGCAGCTCGACAGCCTGGTCGAAACCGGGCAGGTGGCTGACCTTTCCGCAGCATGGGACAAGGCCATCGCCGAAGGATATTTCTCCGAGGCGGAAAAGGCTCAGGTCTCGGTGGACGGCGTTCCCTATGCCGTGCCCCTCAATGTCGCCCGTTGGCCGGTGCTCTACAGCAAGGAAGCCTTCGAGGCCGCCGGCATCGACAATCCTCCCCAAACCTGGGAAGAACTGACCGCGGCAGCCGAGGCGCTGAAGGCCGCCGGATATACTCCCTTCAACGCCCCCAATGTCGGCGGCTGGATGGGCCTGATCTGGTTCTCCGAACTGATGATCCGCACCGATCCCGACGCCTTTGTAGGCCTCACTGATGGCACCGTTCCCTATAACGGCCCCGAGGTGAAGGCGGCATTCGACATCTGGGTCGACTTCTACGAACGCGGCTATTTCACTGATCCGCGCGAGCAGGACGATACCCGCTTCTTCGTCAATGGCGAGGCCGCCATGTGGCTGATCGGCGAATGGGCCGCCGGCGTGCTCGAAACCAAGGGCATGGAGCCCGGCGAGGATTTCGGGGCCTTCATCATGCCCACCGTCACCCCCGAGGTCGAGAATTCCATCATCGTGGAAACGGCGCCGATCGTGGTGTCCAGACAGGCTCTCGAGCAGCAGCCCGAGCTTTCGGCTGCGGTCGATTACCTGATGTCGCCCGCGGCCGGCAACGCCCTTGGCGAAGCCAATGGCATCTATAACGGCAATATCCAGTCCGATGCTCCCAACGCCATCGTGGCCGAGGTCAACGAACTGATGGCTGCCCAGCAGCCGCGCGGCATCGTCCGCTGGTGGGAAGCCGTGCCGCCCGATCTACAGGGTGATCTGGTGTCCCAATTGGGCGCTTTCATGCTCAACCCCACGGCTGACAATGCCCAGCGGATCATGGATGACATGCAGACGCTCAATGCCGATTACTGGGCCTATCAGTAA
- a CDS encoding sugar ABC transporter permease: MSIPATPIMAPAILEEAKRRETAAMRRSGRVALLFMAPALLMVGVFLLAPVVFNIILSFTRWQRFSGLDEFAGLLNYQRLIGIPYFSEAMINTGMWVVGALVLPLAFGLGLAMLLRGIPFEETFKSLFFLPRVLAPTAVGTLWYYVYAPHGVINTISSAVTGQPNDFGWLFEANTITPAIIFTFAWQTLGINMVLLLLGLAAIPRDPIEAARVDGASNWQIFRHIIWPLLLPTVFVVTILNVVAGFTAFDLLWVMATGYPGQRTLSLAVYMYYETFGKSSWAYGAAIAVVLSAMVVIVSWALTTMQSRVEQRIR, encoded by the coding sequence ATGTCCATTCCAGCCACGCCCATCATGGCACCGGCCATTCTCGAAGAGGCCAAAAGGCGCGAGACGGCCGCCATGCGCCGATCGGGACGCGTTGCCCTGCTCTTCATGGCGCCGGCTTTGCTGATGGTGGGCGTTTTCCTGCTCGCGCCGGTGGTCTTCAATATCATCCTGAGCTTTACGCGCTGGCAGCGCTTTTCCGGCCTGGACGAATTTGCCGGCCTGCTCAACTACCAGCGTCTGATCGGTATCCCTTACTTTTCCGAGGCGATGATCAATACCGGCATGTGGGTTGTCGGAGCGCTGGTGCTCCCGCTGGCCTTCGGCCTGGGTTTGGCCATGCTGCTGCGCGGCATCCCTTTCGAGGAAACCTTCAAGAGCCTGTTCTTCCTGCCGCGCGTCCTGGCGCCGACGGCGGTTGGCACGCTCTGGTATTATGTTTATGCGCCACATGGCGTCATCAACACCATTTCCAGCGCCGTGACCGGCCAGCCCAATGACTTCGGCTGGCTGTTCGAGGCAAACACCATAACGCCGGCCATCATTTTCACCTTCGCCTGGCAGACCCTGGGCATCAACATGGTGCTGCTGCTGCTCGGTCTCGCCGCCATCCCTCGTGACCCGATCGAGGCGGCGCGTGTCGACGGGGCATCGAACTGGCAGATCTTCCGCCACATCATCTGGCCGCTGCTGCTGCCCACCGTCTTTGTCGTGACCATTCTCAACGTCGTCGCCGGCTTCACCGCCTTCGACCTGCTCTGGGTCATGGCCACCGGCTATCCGGGACAGCGCACGCTTTCGCTGGCCGTCTACATGTATTACGAAACGTTCGGCAAGAGCAGCTGGGCCTATGGCGCAGCCATCGCCGTGGTCCTGAGCGCCATGGTGGTGATCGTCAGCTGGGCGCTGACCACCATGCAGAGCCGTGTCGAACAACGCATTCGCTGA
- the ugpC gene encoding sn-glycerol-3-phosphate ABC transporter ATP-binding protein UgpC, producing MVSVKLRDMVKLYGDYLAIKGVDLDIEDGTFCVFVGPSGCGKSTLLRMIAGLETISHGSLTIGDRVVNDVPSRDRGIAMVFQSYALYPHMSVRDNLGFGLKISGASNEEIARRCDAAADMLGLGPYMERRPSQLSGGQRQRVAIGRAMVREPDVFLFDEPLSNLDAKLRNQTRVEIKRLQQQLAATVIFVTHDQVEAMTLADKIVVLRDGLVEQTGTPLDVFERPRNKFVAGFIGAPSMNFIDGTIVRGPGGVAVRAGNVDIPINAEHFDLPAEGEAITIGLRPEDIVPEGHGQAPEMGADTEGQVGFAEMLGNESLLFLTVAGTELVARMQRPRIVETGETIRLRLDGSRVHLFDAKTEESVRKQ from the coding sequence ATGGTCTCGGTAAAACTGCGTGACATGGTCAAGCTCTATGGCGATTATCTGGCCATCAAGGGCGTTGACCTGGATATCGAGGACGGCACTTTCTGCGTTTTCGTGGGTCCCTCGGGCTGCGGCAAGTCCACCTTGCTGCGCATGATCGCAGGACTGGAAACCATTTCGCATGGCAGCCTCACCATTGGCGACCGCGTCGTCAACGACGTGCCCTCGCGGGACCGCGGCATTGCCATGGTGTTTCAGTCCTACGCGCTTTATCCGCACATGTCGGTGCGCGACAATCTCGGTTTCGGCCTCAAGATCAGCGGCGCCAGCAATGAAGAAATTGCGCGTCGCTGCGATGCGGCGGCGGACATGCTGGGCTTGGGCCCCTATATGGAGCGGCGCCCCAGCCAGTTGTCCGGCGGACAGCGCCAACGCGTCGCCATCGGCCGCGCCATGGTGCGCGAACCCGACGTGTTCCTGTTCGACGAACCCCTGTCGAACCTGGACGCTAAATTGCGTAACCAGACACGCGTCGAGATCAAGCGCCTGCAGCAACAATTGGCCGCCACGGTCATCTTCGTTACCCACGACCAGGTCGAGGCCATGACCCTGGCCGACAAGATCGTCGTGTTGCGCGATGGCCTGGTCGAGCAGACGGGTACGCCGCTCGATGTGTTCGAGCGCCCGCGCAACAAGTTCGTTGCCGGCTTTATCGGCGCGCCGTCGATGAATTTCATCGACGGGACCATCGTGCGCGGGCCGGGCGGCGTGGCCGTCCGTGCGGGCAATGTCGATATTCCCATCAATGCCGAACATTTCGACCTGCCCGCCGAAGGAGAAGCGATCACGATCGGGCTGCGCCCGGAGGATATCGTTCCGGAAGGTCACGGCCAGGCGCCGGAAATGGGCGCCGATACCGAAGGCCAGGTCGGCTTCGCGGAAATGCTCGGCAATGAAAGTCTTCTATTCCTCACCGTCGCAGGAACAGAACTCGTCGCCAGGATGCAGCGGCCGCGCATTGTCGAGACGGGCGAAACCATTCGCCTGCGCCTCGACGGCAGCCGCGTCCACCTGTTCGACGCGAAAACGGAGGAATCGGTCCGCAAGCAATAG